ttttcttttttttttactaaaaatgttTAACTTTTAGCTTTTGTTGCGTATATTTGTACATATAAAATACATTATGCATAGATACAaatctaaatatataattattacaataattatgtTGACCACAACTCTCTAAGTTTAGGCCATTGACTACGTCAATTGCATTGCCAACTTTAGAATAATTATTATTTGGCACAACTTTAGAATCAACCACGCAATTCTTaccaaatcaactattatttttaaatcagcaaaaaaataaaatatacaaataaaaaactaaaatagaatccaataaatttgtaacctccaaatacattgaattcatattcctatatttattatgTCTTAtcgttataaacaatacaataaatttataaccgtaacaattaatttattgatttttataaatagcTCACTAAAGGTAATAAATATCCATATTACAaatgttataataatattattaatcataataaattttacgttataaGTATTTAAATTCTATACCATTTAAACTAcatatataagtctcttatcatTATTCCTTTacataacatcaaatttagcacaaaaaatttatttttgaactgcacatctcaaacttactcaatagAGCATCATTCTCTCAGAGCAGAACGATTAGATCTAATGGCCATGCAATGAAAATCTGATGATcaggtatgacaaaaaaaaacacaacatacatcatacattcatacttactcaaataccatatacctaatgataacataaattgaatattGGAATAGGAAAAGGTCTTTACAATTTTAGCAACTATAAACGAAATTTATGACAAATTAGGATGGAACTGTGTTAAATATAAAAAGTGTCAGAAGAaagcatatataaaaaaagaaacaactacatttgtggcacatgtaatcaaacaccacaatatccaacaataaggtaactcaatatacttttcataatctcatctatcaaattattagttgTTAACCTAATACTTATTTTAGGTTCAGAATTCAATTAAAGGTTTTAGATCAAAGTGTTACAACaacttttgtactatttgatggcaACGCAAAAAACTTATTGGGTACAACTGCTTTAAATCTAATGACATTTCAGAAAAATAATGACATTGAAGCACCACcccatcaagagattaaggagaaaaaaaccatataaattcaagacacatcttcGGAAGAAGAACATACATACAAAGATGGAACCAATTAATACAATAAAAAGTGCATCAAACTcatcaacaattcataaagaacatgtcTTCACAAGAACCTAGCTACGACAAAAAGAAGAAAGCACAAACTCTAACAACCAACAAAAGAAAGGAGGACGAGCGCATGACTAAGTCCCTCAACTAAaataaatgcaaaaatcaaaccacTAAATAAAAATGTTACTTTATACAACTCTAACATTTaaatcttttgtactacaaattatttaaaataaaacaccttttaaatttaacttcaatttacacatatttaatttatttcaacaaaacataacaatttttaatatttattatatattactattaatTTACCGTCCCGCGCATCGCGCGAGTCTCATTCTAGTTGTTATAATTGTTAAGCGGAGCACCGAAAAGACATAATTACCAACATGGATTAAGCAGAAAtacacaaaatgaaaaaaaaaggtacTACATTTAACACAattctaaaatattaaatttgtaagTCTTTCGTATTATTTACCCTTTATTTCTTCGTATCTTGTTTATTTGACTGCGTTTGTTTAAAAAATAGAACACTAAAACAAAGAtatagaaacacaaaattatatttgattgataaaatataaacaaaaatattatattcaaagatattaaattaatatattgtaTTCATCTTGATAAGAAAGATAATAAGACGCTAAcaaaaaacataatttattttttattttttcttttattatttttattaattttttataattatactttttattaatatatttttttctaaatttttttaataaaaaaataaaaataaattaaacttttataatttattttaatttattactaaataaaatataaaaacattaatttttgtacttttattcttttatgtcttatttttattgtgttgTTTTGTCCCGTTCTCAAAACCAAACGCAATTTTTGTGACTATTTTCTCCGCCCCCTCTTGTTACTCGAAAATAATCAATTTTTACAGAAACAACCACCTTTTGTACGATAGTACAAGGGATAGAGTAGGCTCAAGTCCTCTAAGAATAAAATTAGTAGGTAGTAGATGGGATAAATTCAGAATAGAAGGGGGTCAACTGTTTTGATAAATGATATAATGCTCATTTAATTTCAACAACAGAGGGGTTACAACTTAATCACAAGTAGGATAATGCAACGGTGCATGTACTACTACTAAGTCCCGAGCTGACTTAAAATACAGGTAATTAAAGTGCAATGTATGTGGGTAGAAATTGAGCATCCAAAACTAGTACTAGAATTATTCATCACTTATATTTCAGATAAGATGGCGATGACGAAGTCATGTATGGAAAGATGGTtcaagcagcagcagcaacatgCTTGGTGATAGTGGATTGAAGTTCGTCCTTCTTAGCGCCAACGACCTTGTCTACTAATTTACCTTGTTTGATGAAGAGGAAGGTTGGCATTGCCTCAATTCCCCACTCCTCAGCCACAGTCTTCAATTCATCCACATCCACCTTCAGGAACGCCACATTTGTGAACTTCTTAGCAAACTCCGCCACAATTGGGGCAATGAAGCGGCACGGCCCACACCAAGAAGCTGTGAAATCCACTACAACCTGCCCAAAATGTACCATAAcattattagaaataaataaccAATTATATATGGATACATGAACAAGGGAACAATAATTACGAACCAGTTTGTTGGAGTCTTCTGCCTTCTTGAGCTGATCCTTCCACTCATCCACGCTGTGGCAACCGATCACTACTCCTTCCTCCGCcatttttcctcttcttctcaCAACAATTggattctcttctcttctcttctcttttcttttcttttcttttcttttcttttctgtcgATAAGATGATTCCGGCACAAGCTGTGtgccttctatatatatatatatatatattcgaaaATTCAACACGTTCCACACGCGCTCTCTGTTTTGGACACGCTGCGTCATGGGTGAACGCAGAGGAAGCCAATGTGAATACGACACATTCACATTAAACATTATTATCTCAtctgcttcttttcttttcattaaaTTTAGTGGTTGGTCGGCTTTATTTTTTTGGTCGGCTTTAGTTTATTCAATCATTTGAGTTAATCTATTTCGTtccaacaaaaaataatttactatCAATATCATCAATTTCAGATGGGATCTAAAAACATCGTAACATCCGTGTCCATAAATAATACATGTCAGATTTTTTGCAACAAAATTTCAAGAGGTATATGTCCATGAGTAAACATTCAGTTCATAGCCCATGATTAGTGTACTGTCGTGTTGCAATTTCTCTTGGTTTGTTTTGGGCCTTCTAGCCTCCAACGTAGCCCAAATATAAATAATTCTGAAAGTGACGAGTGGGGATTCCCACGTGGAATATGCAGAACCACATGGAGGCGATTATCCCATCCACACAAAGTGAGGCTTCCGCTTAAACCACCAGATTTTGGGAAATCTATCTACTCTGCTCTCAACAGTCAActggatatatatatttttttttatttccagAGATGAGAAGCACTAGAACGAAGTGCAGTGCGCAACAGTGTCGCCTGACTAGTAATTAGTAATTACAGACACTTATCACACTAATCAATCACTAAGCCAGAGGGGGTGCGGTGGACTGGATTGGAATGCAAATGGTTATGTGGCAACAAGAACAAGCAATGCTAACCACATAGGCCATTCGATTAACTAACGCCAATCAATTATCCTTCATTTATTCCTTTATTCCAAAAGTCCAATTTGGAAAAACAAGGAAGAGCCGAACATGGCATTCCTACACTTCATCCCTTCACCTTCTTCTTCGTCAAACAACCCCTCCTTAAACCCCAACGCACCACTCTCTTCATTCCGTTACTGCAACAACCCTAACTTCCCACCAAAACCGCACCACCTCCATGTCGCCAACCGCCGCCGCCGCAAACTCCTCTCTCTTCTCCGCTGCTCTGCCTCCTCCTTCTCCGAGAAGCACCACACCAACTCCCCCAAGTCCGACGACGTCGTCGAGCTCCCACTCTTCCCTCTCCCACTCGTCCTATTCCCCGGTGCCATCCTCCCTCTTCAGATCTTCGAGTTCCGCTACCGCATCATGATGCACACTCTCCTCCACACCGATCTCCGCTTCGGAGTTATCTACACGGACGCCGTCTCCGGCACCGCCGAAGTCGGCTGCGTCGGCGAGGTCATAAAGCACGAGCGCCTCGTCGATGACAGGTTCTTCCTCATCTGCAAGGGCCAAGAGCGGTTCCGCGTCACCAAGGTTGTGAGGACCAAGCCCTATTTGGTGGCGGAGGTGACGTGGCTGGAGGACAGGCCTTCGTCGGCGTCGGAGGACCTTGACCTGGAGGGGCTTGCCGGCGAGGTGGAGACTTACATGAAGGACGTAATTCGATTGTCGAATCGGTTGGGCGGGAAGCCTGAGAAGGAGGTTGGGGATTTGAGAAGGAACCTGTTTCCGACGCCGTTTTCGTTCTTCGTTGGGAGCACCTTCGAGGGCGCCCCCAGAGAGCAGCAGGCTTTGCTGGAATTGGAGGACACGGCGGCGAGGTTGAAGAGGGAGAAGGAGACACTGAGGAACACACTCAACTACCTCACTGCTGCTTCTGCGGTCAAAGATGtcttcccttcttcttcctcttcctcttgagATCGCATAGTCTTAAACAAGTTAGTTCTTTAGTTAAACAAGGAGTGTGATTAATTATAGTTAGAATATTCTCTTTCTCTCCTTATATATATTGGCTGCAAAGGGCAAAACGCCAAGCTATTATTGCATATGTTCTGTTTTGCTCTGAAACCAACACCACCATGAACCTATTGGaaaaatctgtaaattttttttggttatatttttcctttcctttatATCCTTAACCATCCTGCCTTaaagttgttttgattttgtgatgcatgttaaacagaataataaatacaattattgtatttgtatgaaCCAAAGGAGGAGGAAAATCAATGAGACGTATGATATAAAACTACACTAGTTCTTCTTGTTTGTAATTAAGACATGCTAACAATAGTGTTAAATAACAAGAAACTAATACTTGAAACCATAATGGGATTTCATCACAGGCAAGAGTTATTAAATCAATTTAGCAACTGTACAGCTACAGGCTAATGGGATTATCTTTACCATCCGGTTAATTTTGTATCAGCTATCTGAAACTGACAGCATTAGATTATCTTTTAGAGTAGTTTGCTGCTGATGTATATAGCCAAATAGGACTACTGCTTGTTAGCAACTGCCACATCAGTTACTATATTATAGGTGACTCTGGTAGTAGCAATCTGTCATGTTAGCTTGTAACAAGTCTCGAAAACAATGTTGATTGTTGAAATATGCGAAGGAAATAACTGCTATTGGCAATTTTCATAATCTTTTTGGTTACATTGCTTCATGGATTCATCATTGATTTTAGTTGTTTATCAAACACATAATCCCCGTATGTATGCCGATATAAATGTTCTTCCTGGTTAACCTTGTATGACTTCTTGCAAACATTATTGGCTACTGAGTGTTGTTGCAAGGTTGCTAAAAGTCTAAGGATGGTTTTAAGGTTATTGTTTGCGTTATAGTTGAATACCCTCTGTAATAGTTGACCTTAAATAAATGAAATGATAATTCTTAAATCCTTCATGTTAATTTCTGTGATTGAGCTGTATTAGTAATAATGCTCTTCGCTTTGCAATCTCTTCACCCATATGCTCAATggattacttatttatttattttaatatatttgctTCAGAGATTTTAGTCACAGCACATTTGGCAAAGGCCAAAACAAATAGGGACAAAGGGAGTAAGATGAAAGATCAATTACATAAAGAATGTTTTTTTGTTAGGAAACAAATCATTAAGTTAACAACTAACTATAACGATATTAGCATGATTTGTTTGGAAGAAAAGGTTATTAACCGCTTTGCCGTCCAGCGAGAGTAAATTTTGGCAATCAACAGAAGTCTAGAACATACAGAATTTTGGCAACTTGCATTTAGTTTACTGTATGAGTTATGACATATTACCAATTAAAAGGGATTGTAAGGGCAAGTATAATGTCTTGTACTCACAAGAATTACCTCCCTGCATGTATTTTCACCAAGACGAAGAACAATTGCTTTAATTTATCCAAGTTGTTCTTATATGGTAAGAGCTCCGAGGTATATCTCGTCTTAGAGGGAATCGAGTTTGTCTCTTATACTTCGGCAAGAAAAATAACACCAAGGGTAGATACCTGCAAAAATAACACCAAGGGTAGATACCTGCAAAAGATAATTCTACGCTCAAGTTAGTATGAGAAGTATATCAGAATAgtaaaattaggagataaaaaataatttatatagagattaaattataattacatTGATGTTATGACCATTTGATAATTTAGTCATGATAATCATTAAACTTGTCACTTACAAACTcaaaattaaagcaaataaaaCCAAGTCATTCTCATCATGTATAACGGATTAAGCTGAGTTATAGCTTGTATAACGGATCACAAGTAATTATGCCTAAAATCCAATTCACACAGTCTAAAGGTGTTAAACTATGGAAGGAAGCAGTGGAAGCTAGGTATTCCACTTCCCCTAGAGTGAATGGCGTTTCTGGCGTAGGGAAGCCCGCGATAACCTTCCAACTAGAACTCAGCTTAATGAAAAGGGGCCGAATGGCTAACCAAGAGAAGATAGCCCCAGCAACTTGGGAAGCAAGTTATTC
This region of Arachis hypogaea cultivar Tifrunner chromosome 8, arahy.Tifrunner.gnm2.J5K5, whole genome shotgun sequence genomic DNA includes:
- the LOC112705597 gene encoding thioredoxin H-type, producing MAEEGVVIGCHSVDEWKDQLKKAEDSNKLVVVDFTASWCGPCRFIAPIVAEFAKKFTNVAFLKVDVDELKTVAEEWGIEAMPTFLFIKQGKLVDKVVGAKKDELQSTITKHVAAAA
- the LOC112705596 gene encoding uncharacterized protein encodes the protein MAFLHFIPSPSSSSNNPSLNPNAPLSSFRYCNNPNFPPKPHHLHVANRRRRKLLSLLRCSASSFSEKHHTNSPKSDDVVELPLFPLPLVLFPGAILPLQIFEFRYRIMMHTLLHTDLRFGVIYTDAVSGTAEVGCVGEVIKHERLVDDRFFLICKGQERFRVTKVVRTKPYLVAEVTWLEDRPSSASEDLDLEGLAGEVETYMKDVIRLSNRLGGKPEKEVGDLRRNLFPTPFSFFVGSTFEGAPREQQALLELEDTAARLKREKETLRNTLNYLTAASAVKDVFPSSSSSS